The following are encoded in a window of Candidatus Zixiibacteriota bacterium genomic DNA:
- a CDS encoding lipid II flippase MurJ, with product MAQESRIGQAIFGVTGIVVISKLLGFAREMVIADRFGTSWEYDLLLLGMAAPVFINLVLVNSTNLLIVPSLTGIKGATDSGAYSRALWRIYSTLLVISFALTLAVILLAPFLVRMIAPQIAPESYPQAELYCRLFALLIVLGFSESYLRSALNIEKNFLYPAAGTVVMNVIAIAVIYFFSGQLSVMAIVVGLLSGAFLQVLYLLLKLAGPKGVTRIKAEFFGEDFRKIVAVGFAVIAVEIFSRTYFLIDRYFASGMESGVVSALNYCSMLVMLPVNIIAFAVTAVTFPFLSERASSEAAESFSSLLKTTLRLLLALGIPCALFYGLFSRELVTAVFYRGAFEKDSLDMTSRILVYLAPYLLSVFLYAVLIQACYASGRQKTVLVIAVTSMITKFVLTGLLADRWGFIGIPLSSSLVQTATVAALFAVLVADRKIKPDRSLRGVIIKTILASLPIILLAILYHQIFTGEVISSVLYRYRILPAMLIAVILFLIVGKAVRMPETSKIWELILAGRKTR from the coding sequence TTGGCTCAGGAATCGCGCATAGGACAGGCGATTTTCGGGGTTACGGGAATAGTTGTAATATCGAAACTTCTGGGATTTGCCCGCGAGATGGTAATAGCCGACCGCTTCGGCACCTCCTGGGAATATGACCTTCTTCTGCTGGGAATGGCCGCACCTGTTTTCATTAATCTGGTCCTGGTGAATTCCACTAACCTGCTTATTGTACCGTCGCTGACCGGAATAAAAGGCGCCACCGATTCCGGGGCATATAGCCGCGCTCTCTGGAGAATTTATTCCACACTTCTGGTAATCTCATTTGCTCTAACCCTGGCAGTGATATTGCTTGCGCCGTTTCTGGTGCGGATGATAGCCCCTCAGATTGCGCCGGAAAGTTATCCGCAGGCAGAGCTTTATTGCCGGTTGTTCGCTCTGCTGATAGTCCTCGGTTTCTCGGAATCATATCTTCGCTCGGCGCTGAACATTGAAAAGAACTTCCTCTATCCCGCCGCCGGCACGGTGGTAATGAACGTCATCGCCATTGCCGTTATTTATTTCTTCTCGGGGCAACTCTCGGTCATGGCGATAGTGGTGGGTTTATTAAGCGGCGCCTTTCTTCAAGTGCTCTATCTTTTGCTGAAACTGGCGGGACCCAAGGGAGTAACGCGAATCAAAGCGGAATTCTTCGGTGAAGATTTTCGGAAAATTGTCGCCGTGGGATTTGCTGTCATCGCGGTGGAAATCTTTTCGCGGACCTACTTCCTGATAGACCGCTATTTTGCCTCCGGTATGGAGAGCGGCGTTGTCTCGGCGCTGAATTATTGCAGCATGCTGGTGATGCTCCCGGTCAATATAATCGCTTTTGCCGTGACTGCGGTTACCTTTCCGTTCTTGAGCGAAAGAGCCTCGAGTGAAGCGGCGGAATCGTTTTCAAGTCTCCTCAAGACGACTCTTCGCCTGCTTCTTGCACTGGGTATTCCCTGTGCGCTCTTTTACGGACTTTTTTCACGGGAGCTGGTTACGGCAGTGTTCTATCGCGGCGCTTTCGAGAAGGATTCGCTGGATATGACATCCCGCATACTGGTCTATCTGGCGCCATATCTTCTGTCCGTTTTTCTGTATGCGGTTCTTATTCAAGCCTGTTATGCTTCCGGCAGGCAGAAGACGGTGCTGGTCATTGCCGTTACTTCAATGATTACCAAATTTGTTTTGACCGGATTGCTCGCCGATAGATGGGGATTTATCGGCATTCCGCTATCCAGTTCCCTGGTGCAGACAGCAACCGTTGCCGCTTTGTTTGCTGTCCTTGTTGCCGACAGAAAAATTAAACCTGATAGGTCTTTGAGAGGCGTAATCATTAAGACAATACTGGCATCGCTGCCGATAATACTCTTGGCGATACTCTATCATCAGATTTTTACAGGAGAGGTTATAAGCAGTGTTCTCTACCGATACCGTATCTTGCCGGCGATGCTGATTGCAGTTATCTTATTCTTAATTGTCGGTAAGGCGGTAAGGATGCCGGAGACGTCGAAGATATGGGAGCTGATTTTGGCAGGCAGGAAAACGCGATGA
- a CDS encoding O-antigen ligase family protein, whose translation MKEIFGLRTALGPFFVGAIMIFLCAAAILLAADRAVPALLASMIPAAFVLAAYPRLSLYLYIFTLFVHYYPLPGSTVLLLDLVTLLLLASYAIDFLLKGNSVMKVPGIINYFLVLICLMVFSAVFAYHPEYSIKPILRVIFQIPIIIAIYNSVNSKDIGHFLRFGFLLLLAHAAVNVATFVSTGGSYRVFGSANVYFNDIAMLFAPVGIAGYLWGKSSRNALFFGFATIVVLFGMIATQSRAPLITVVWVGLVVVVVSHRKADRQGNLPVKRKARLILLGVGVMAAIIVLFSDLFRDVGERFRTLADIDTGTVWLRVSLWKAALVAFLSDPLTGIGPGNYRYIDSIIPSLKFDPARYYVTGYSSHNIFLHYLAETGLLGALAMVSIYLKNFRTALKINRPAQPKGDLSVSYALLGAGLTIFAALFYLNGWMWGHSAFLAPLFIALTAKYYNSISNG comes from the coding sequence ATGAAAGAGATATTCGGTCTGCGGACTGCTCTTGGTCCCTTTTTTGTCGGCGCCATAATGATATTTTTGTGCGCCGCCGCGATTCTGCTTGCCGCCGACAGGGCGGTACCGGCTCTGCTGGCTTCCATGATACCGGCGGCGTTTGTACTGGCGGCGTACCCCCGACTCTCGCTATACCTCTATATTTTCACGCTGTTTGTTCACTATTATCCGCTTCCCGGCTCCACGGTGCTCTTATTGGACCTGGTAACACTTCTCTTGCTTGCCTCTTATGCCATCGATTTTCTTCTCAAAGGAAATTCGGTCATGAAGGTCCCGGGGATAATCAATTACTTCTTAGTTCTGATATGCCTGATGGTCTTCAGCGCCGTTTTTGCCTACCATCCGGAGTACAGTATCAAGCCTATCCTGCGGGTAATTTTCCAGATTCCGATAATAATCGCGATATATAATTCCGTAAATTCCAAAGATATCGGACACTTCCTTAGATTCGGCTTTCTGCTTCTTCTGGCGCATGCCGCTGTCAATGTTGCGACCTTTGTTTCCACCGGCGGAAGTTACCGGGTTTTTGGAAGCGCCAATGTCTACTTCAATGATATCGCCATGCTATTTGCGCCGGTCGGGATAGCCGGATATCTCTGGGGAAAGTCATCACGGAATGCATTGTTCTTTGGTTTTGCTACAATTGTCGTTCTTTTCGGAATGATTGCCACGCAGTCGCGCGCTCCCCTTATCACAGTCGTCTGGGTAGGGTTGGTGGTGGTAGTTGTTTCTCATCGAAAAGCTGACCGGCAGGGGAATCTGCCGGTAAAGCGCAAGGCGCGGCTGATACTTTTGGGAGTGGGGGTGATGGCGGCAATAATAGTTCTCTTCTCCGATTTATTTCGCGACGTAGGAGAACGGTTTCGAACCCTTGCCGATATCGATACCGGAACCGTCTGGCTGCGGGTATCGCTCTGGAAAGCGGCTCTGGTGGCATTTCTAAGCGACCCCTTGACCGGCATCGGTCCCGGAAATTACAGATATATCGACAGCATTATTCCCTCCTTAAAATTCGACCCGGCGCGATATTATGTGACCGGCTATTCCTCCCATAATATATTTCTCCATTATCTTGCCGAGACCGGGCTTCTGGGGGCGCTTGCCATGGTCTCCATCTATCTTAAGAATTTCCGTACGGCGCTCAAGATAAATCGACCGGCGCAACCGAAAGGAGACCTTTCGGTGTCGTACGCCTTGCTGGGGGCCGGGCTGACTATTTTTGCGGCGCTCTTTTATCTGAATGGCTGGATGTGGGGTCATTCGGCATTTCTGGCGCCGCTCTTTATCGCCTTGACTGCCAAATATTACAACTCCATTTCAAATGGCTAA
- a CDS encoding glycosyltransferase, which produces MAKRVVILGNASSVHIIRWATGIAKAGFEVHLISLGGAPIEGINTIIVESGKFRRLSYITNLMKVKRLIKSLRPDILHSHYATGYGLWGAASGFHPHIITIWGSDILAFPSNFILRAILKKILLSADCLTATGKFLCRAMAELIPNRKEMVCNVPFGVQLPELVIPRSPDETVKLIYLKGHESIYGPDILLRAMRLALDSMPTLRLTMAGRGRMTPQLRSLAEELGLKEAVSFPGFIEHYRTFRLLAEHDLMVMPSRQESFGVAALEASAAGIPVIASAVGGIPEVVIDGATGLLVPPESPERLAEAIVKLAADASLREKLGNAGRKFVAENYRWDDNIKQMIEIYNSLMKSQ; this is translated from the coding sequence ATGGCTAAGCGCGTTGTAATACTCGGAAATGCTTCCTCGGTGCATATTATCCGCTGGGCTACCGGTATTGCCAAGGCCGGATTTGAGGTTCATCTCATTTCGTTGGGTGGCGCGCCGATTGAAGGAATCAATACTATCATTGTTGAGTCGGGAAAATTTCGAAGGTTATCTTATATCACCAATCTTATGAAAGTGAAGCGGCTGATAAAAAGCCTCCGGCCGGATATTCTTCACAGCCATTACGCTACCGGCTACGGGCTCTGGGGGGCCGCCAGCGGTTTTCATCCCCATATAATAACTATCTGGGGAAGCGACATCCTTGCTTTCCCCTCCAATTTCATTCTCCGGGCGATCTTGAAGAAGATACTGCTTTCAGCCGACTGCCTGACCGCCACCGGAAAATTCTTATGCCGGGCAATGGCGGAACTGATTCCGAACAGGAAAGAGATGGTTTGTAATGTCCCCTTTGGTGTACAGCTACCTGAATTAGTAATCCCTCGTTCTCCTGATGAAACTGTAAAGCTCATCTATCTGAAAGGACATGAGAGCATCTATGGCCCGGATATTCTTCTTCGGGCAATGAGACTGGCACTGGATTCAATGCCGACGCTTCGGCTGACCATGGCAGGACGAGGGCGTATGACGCCGCAGCTGCGCTCTCTGGCAGAAGAACTTGGTCTAAAGGAAGCGGTATCTTTTCCGGGATTCATAGAGCACTACCGGACATTCAGATTGCTTGCCGAACATGACCTTATGGTAATGCCGTCGCGACAGGAATCATTCGGGGTAGCGGCTTTGGAGGCATCAGCGGCGGGAATTCCGGTAATCGCCTCCGCTGTCGGGGGGATTCCGGAGGTGGTAATTGACGGCGCAACAGGTCTTCTGGTACCGCCGGAGAGTCCGGAACGTCTGGCAGAGGCGATTGTTAAACTGGCGGCAGACGCTTCCTTACGGGAAAAATTGGGTAACGCCGGGCGAAAATTTGTGGCGGAAAACTATCGCTGGGACGATAATATCAAGCAGATGATTGAAATCTACAACAGTTTGATGAAAAGCCAATGA